Genomic segment of Candidatus Deferrimicrobiaceae bacterium:
ACGGTGACGGAGGCGGTGCTCCACTACGAGGGGAGCATCACGATCGACGAGACGCTCCTGGAGTCGGCGGGACTGGTGGAGTACGAACAGGTCCACATCTACAACATCGACAACGGGAACCGGTTCTCCACCTACGTCATCGAGGGGGAGCGCGATTCGGGGGTGATCTGCCTGAACGGCGCCGCCGCGCGCCAGGTGAGCAAGGGGGACCGGATCATCATCGCCAATTACGCGACGTACGACGAGAAGGAACTGGCGAACTTCCG
This window contains:
- the panD gene encoding aspartate 1-decarboxylase; its protein translation is MMRTMLKCKIHRATVTEAVLHYEGSITIDETLLESAGLVEYEQVHIYNIDNGNRFSTYVIEGERDSGVICLNGAAARQVSKGDRIIIANYATYDEKELANFR